One window of the Tachypleus tridentatus isolate NWPU-2018 chromosome 10, ASM421037v1, whole genome shotgun sequence genome contains the following:
- the LOC143231142 gene encoding uncharacterized protein LOC143231142 codes for MSSLKKQKILQGFFKPIHDAEPGQSAAANQVESELSTELSESSPWSSTSAATTTSGPVWDIGNYISDDVSIGKQTLKPKNASLRMPGSQGDMLSPSVVQESCVFSIVGFQSGDDYSTVNMQMVLSVSTAVFLLLMVLVLEARNWDN; via the exons atgtcaagtcTGAAAAAGCAAAAGATATTGCaagggttctttaaacccattcatgacgCTGAACCTggtcaatctgctgcagccaatcaggttgaatcagaattgtcaactgaattgtcagagtcatcaccgtggtcttctaccagtgctgccactaccacctcaggtccagtctgggacattggaaattacatttctgatgatgtcagcattggtaaacag acgctgaaaccaaaaaatgcctccttgagaatgcctggaagccagggagATATGCtttcccccagtgtggtccaagaaagctgcgttttcagcatcgttggctttcagaGTGGAGATgactactctacagtcaacatgcaaatgGTGCTTTCTgtaagtactgctgtctttttgctcctgatggtactggtgttggaagccagaaattgggacaactag